GCCGACTCGCCGTACCAGACCATCGAGGACCTGCTCAAGGCCGTCGCCGAGAAGGGCCAGGGCGTGTCGATCACCGGCGGGTCGGCCGGCGGCACCGACCACATCCTCGCCGCCATGCTGCTCAAGGCCAAGGACATCGACCCGGCCAAGCTCAACTACGTGCCCTACTCCGGCGGCGGCGAGTCGCTGGCGGCGCTGCTGGGCAAGAAGGTCGACGCGGGCATCTCCGGCGTCGGCGAGTACAAGGAGCAGATCAAGGCGGGCAAGCTGCGCGCCCTGGGCACCTCCGGCCCCACCCCGAACCCCGACCTGGACGTGCCGACGTTCAAGAACCTGGGCACCGGCGTGGAGCTGATCAACTGGCGCGGGGTCGTGGCACCCGGCTCCATCTCGCCGGCGGCCAAGGACCGGCTGGTCAAGCTGGTCACCGACATGCACGCCAGCCCGCAGTGGCAGGAGGAGCTGAAGAAGAAGGGCTGGACCGACACGTTCCTGACCGGCCACGAGTTCTCCAAGTTCCTCACCACGGAGATCGGCCGCATCAAGCCGGTCCTCCAGGACATCGGCCTGGTCAAGTGACCGCACCTGCGGAGAAGACCTCGGCGAAGGTCGAGGAGTACGTCTTCGGCGGCCTGGTCGCGGCGCTGGGCGTGTTCACCCTGGTGGACGCGGGCACCATCGCCACGACCCGGGACGCCGTGGGCGCCCGTGCCTTCCCCTACGCCGTGGGCGTGTTGCTGCTGGTCACGGGCGTGGCGGCGATCGTCGCCACGGCCCGGGGCCGGCTGGGCGAGGCCGAGGACGGCGAGGACGTGGACACCGGCGTGCGCACCGACTGGCTCACCGTGGCCAAGCTGGTCGCGCTGCTGGTGGCGCACCTGGCGCTGATCGACGTGGTCGGCTGGCCGGTGGCGGCGGCCGTGCTGTTCTTCGGCACGGCGTGGGCGCTGGGCGCGGTGTGGTGGAAGGCGCTGCCGATCGCCGTGGTGCTGGCGCTGGTGGTGCAGGTGGTGTTCGCGTCCGGGCTGGGGCTGTCGCTGCCGGCCGGCGTGTTCGAGGGGGTGCCGCTTCTCGATGGGTAGCCTCACCGCCCTGCTGGAGGGCTTCGCGACCGCCGCGCAGCCCGAGTACCTGCTCTACGCCCTGCTGGGCGTCACCCTCGGCACCGCCGTGGGCGTGCTGCCGGGCATCGGCCCGGCGATGACGGTGGCGTTGCTGCTGCCGCTGACCTACACCCTGGAACCGACCGCCGCGTTGATCATCTTCGCGGGCATCTACTACGGCGGCATGTACGGCGGGTCGACGACCTCGATCCTGCTCAACACCCCCGGCGAGTCGTCCTCCATCGTCACCGCGCTGGAGGGCAACCGGATGGCCCGCGCGGGTCGGGGCGCGGCGGCGCTGGCCACGGCGGCGATCGGGTCGTTCGTGGCGGGCACCATCGCGACCGTGCTGCTCACGGCGTTGGCGCCGACCATCGCCGACGTGGCGGTGACCCTCGGCCCGGCCGACTACGTGGCCCTGATGGTGGTGGCGTTCGCGACCGTGGCGGCGCTGCTCGGGTCCTCGCCGGTGCGCGGCCTGGCGTCGCTGGCGGTCGGGTTGTTCCTGGGCCTGGTCGGGACGGACACGTTGTCCGGTCAGCAGCGGTTCACCCTCGGGGTGGCGACGCTGGCCGACGGGATCGACGTCGTGGTCGTCGCGGTCGGCGTGTTCGCGGTCGGCGAGGCGCTCTACGTGGCCTCCCGGCTCCGGCACGGTCCCGTCGAGGTCGTGCCGGTCGGCGGCAAGTGGATGACCGGCGAGTTCTGGCGGCGGTCGTGGAAGCCGTGGCTGCGCGGCACGTTCATCGGCTTCCCGATCGGCACGGTGCCGGCGGGCGGCGCGGACGTCTCGACGTTCCTGTCCTACGCGGCGGAGAAGAAGCTGTCGCGGCACAAGGACGAGTTCGGGAAGGGCGCGATCGAGGGCGTGGCCGGGCCGGAAGCGGCCAACAACGCGGCGGCGGCCGGCGTCCTGGTGCCGCTGCTGACGCTGGGCCTCCCGACGACGGCGACCGCGGCGGTGATCGTGGCGGCGTTCCAGAGCTACGGCATCCAGCCCGGACCGCTGCTGTTCACCAACAACTCGGCGATGGTGTGGGCGCTGATCGCGTCGCTCTACATCGGCAACGTGATGCTGCTGGTGCTCAACCTGCCGCTGGTCAAGATCTGGGTGAAGGTCCTGCAGATCCCGCGCCCCTACCTGTACGCGGGCATCCTGCTGTTCGCCGCGCTGGGCACCTACGCGGTGAACTTCGTGGTGGACGACCTGGTCGTGCTGCTGGTCATCGGCGTGGCCGGGTTCTTCATGCGCCGCCACGGCTACCCCGTGGCGCCGCTGGTCGTGGGCCTGATCCTGGGCCCGATGGCGGAGGAGCAGGTGCGCCGGACCCTCCAGATCAGCGAGGGCGACCCGACCGCCCTGGTGACCAGCCCGTTCGCGGCGGCGGCCTACGCGCTGCTGGTCGCGGTGCTCGCCGTGGCGGCGGTGCTGCGCCGACGCCGGCCGCGCGTGCCGGTCGCGACGGGCTGAGCGTCGCCGCCGCCGGGCACGCGAGTCCCCGGCGGCGGCACGCCTTCCCCGGTCGCACGATCGGTTGGATCACGCGCGCCGATGTCGCGGTCGTGGTCGCGGTGCTCGGAGGATGGGTGGACGCAACGCCGACAGGAGGCCCGGTGTCCACGTCGTTCCTCGACCGCAAGATCCGCCGCGGCTTCGACCGCCTGGACAGCGACCGGGACGGCCGGCTGACCTGGCACGACCACGTGGTGATGGGGGAGCGGACGGCCGCGGGGCTGGGGTACGGGCCGAGGTCGGACGTGGGGCACCGGATCATCGAGGCGTACTGCCGGGTCTGGGAACGGGTGCACCGGCCCCACGACGCGGACGGCGACGGCAGCGTGACCCGCGAGGAGTTCGCGGCGGCGGTCGCCGGGGCCGCCGGGCGGGCGGGGGCGATCGCGGACCTGGCGGCGGCGGTGTTCGAGGCGGCCGACGCGGACGGCGACGGCCGGATCGGGTTCGCCGAGTACCTGGCGTTCCTGCGCGGCCACCAGCCCGACGTGCCCGAGGAGGAGGCGGCGGAGGCGTTCGGCCACCTCGACCGGGACGGCGACGGGGCGGTGGGCCGCGCGGAGGTGGCGACCGCGATCGTCGAGTACTGGACCAGCGGCGACCCGGACGCGCCGGGCAACTGGTTCTACGGCCGCCCGCCCAGCGCGCTCAGCGCCGTCGCGCCGGGGGAGCCGGGTTCGGCGGTGTAGGTGATCAGGGTGCGGTCGGGTTCGCCGGGGACCGCGAACGCCTCGTAGTGCAGGCAGAACTCGCCGGCGACGGGGTGGCGGAAGCGCTTCTCGCCGAACGGGCTGGTCCAGACGTCGTGCTCGGTCCACAGCCGGGCGAAGTCCGGGTCGTCGTGGAGCTCGGCGACGAGCGCGCGGAGCTCGAGGTCGTCGGGGTACATGCCCGCCAGCACGCGCAGGCCGCCGACGGTGTCGCGGGCCTTGTCCTCCCACGGGACCCACAGGGTGCGGGCGGTGGGGTCGAGGAAGATCAGGCGGGCCATGTTCGGCGGGTCGAGGGTGGCGAGGTCGGTGCCGTAGAGGGCGCAGGCGAGGTCGTTCCAGGCCAGGACGTCGGTGCGGGCGCCGAGGATGTAGGCGGGGCCGGCGATGCTGTCCAGCAGCCACTGCTGCTGCGGTCGCGTGCGGCGGTCGCCGGGGGCGCGGCCGTGGGGGCGGACGAGGGTGCGCAGGTGGGCGTGCTCGGTGTCGTCGAGGCGCAGCGCGCGGGCGACGGCGTCGAGGACCTGGTCGGAG
This DNA window, taken from Saccharothrix variisporea, encodes the following:
- a CDS encoding Bug family tripartite tricarboxylate transporter substrate binding protein, whose product is MAAQHTRLVAAVLAAGLVLAGCGGGAKSSASGEIAKLEVMAPADPGGGWDQTARAVQAAVTGAGLVKSVQVSNVGGAGGTVGLQKLANEKSESYLMVTGLVMVGAVETNGVDKRLEDTTPIARLTAEEEVVVVPADSPYQTIEDLLKAVAEKGQGVSITGGSAGGTDHILAAMLLKAKDIDPAKLNYVPYSGGGESLAALLGKKVDAGISGVGEYKEQIKAGKLRALGTSGPTPNPDLDVPTFKNLGTGVELINWRGVVAPGSISPAAKDRLVKLVTDMHASPQWQEELKKKGWTDTFLTGHEFSKFLTTEIGRIKPVLQDIGLVK
- a CDS encoding tripartite tricarboxylate transporter permease, giving the protein MGSLTALLEGFATAAQPEYLLYALLGVTLGTAVGVLPGIGPAMTVALLLPLTYTLEPTAALIIFAGIYYGGMYGGSTTSILLNTPGESSSIVTALEGNRMARAGRGAAALATAAIGSFVAGTIATVLLTALAPTIADVAVTLGPADYVALMVVAFATVAALLGSSPVRGLASLAVGLFLGLVGTDTLSGQQRFTLGVATLADGIDVVVVAVGVFAVGEALYVASRLRHGPVEVVPVGGKWMTGEFWRRSWKPWLRGTFIGFPIGTVPAGGADVSTFLSYAAEKKLSRHKDEFGKGAIEGVAGPEAANNAAAAGVLVPLLTLGLPTTATAAVIVAAFQSYGIQPGPLLFTNNSAMVWALIASLYIGNVMLLVLNLPLVKIWVKVLQIPRPYLYAGILLFAALGTYAVNFVVDDLVVLLVIGVAGFFMRRHGYPVAPLVVGLILGPMAEEQVRRTLQISEGDPTALVTSPFAAAAYALLVAVLAVAAVLRRRRPRVPVATG
- a CDS encoding EF-hand domain-containing protein; amino-acid sequence: MSTSFLDRKIRRGFDRLDSDRDGRLTWHDHVVMGERTAAGLGYGPRSDVGHRIIEAYCRVWERVHRPHDADGDGSVTREEFAAAVAGAAGRAGAIADLAAAVFEAADADGDGRIGFAEYLAFLRGHQPDVPEEEAAEAFGHLDRDGDGAVGRAEVATAIVEYWTSGDPDAPGNWFYGRPPSALSAVAPGEPGSAV
- a CDS encoding helix-turn-helix transcriptional regulator; translated protein: MSELSEFLRSRRGRLSPEQAGLATYGTRRRVPGLRREELAQLAGISADYYIRFEQGRLDNVSDQVLDAVARALRLDDTEHAHLRTLVRPHGRAPGDRRTRPQQQWLLDSIAGPAYILGARTDVLAWNDLACALYGTDLATLDPPNMARLIFLDPTARTLWVPWEDKARDTVGGLRVLAGMYPDDLELRALVAELHDDPDFARLWTEHDVWTSPFGEKRFRHPVAGEFCLHYEAFAVPGEPDRTLITYTAEPGSPGATALSALGGRP
- a CDS encoding tripartite tricarboxylate transporter TctB family protein, which gives rise to MTAPAEKTSAKVEEYVFGGLVAALGVFTLVDAGTIATTRDAVGARAFPYAVGVLLLVTGVAAIVATARGRLGEAEDGEDVDTGVRTDWLTVAKLVALLVAHLALIDVVGWPVAAAVLFFGTAWALGAVWWKALPIAVVLALVVQVVFASGLGLSLPAGVFEGVPLLDG